TAAACGGCTATCCGTTCTCAGCCATTGCCCAAAGCTCACTTGACCAGGATACACAAGTGTGTCTGTAGAAAGAGCCTCATCTATTTGAACTCTCCCTGTTCCTTGAACATGTGGTGGGTGTATTTTTCCCTTTTTATTTTTCAAAGGCTTTGCCGTATTCATTAATGCTGCTTTCACTTGATCTGGCGTCCAATCGGGATATTTTTGTTTAATCAAAGCCACAGCCCCTGCCACATGCGGAGCAGCCATACTCGTCCCGTTTAAATCTAAATAGCCACTTGGAACAGTACTGTCTATATGGACACCTGGGGCGACTATATCCGGTTTCACATCCCATGTATGCGTCACGGGACCGCGTGAACTGAATGGGGCAATTTGATCTTCTTCTTTGCGATAAATCGTTCTTATATATTCGTCATCATTCGTCTCTAATTGTTTGGCTAATCGTTCTCCTTCTTCTTTCTCAATACTGACGACTGGTAAGTCTACAGGTTCTTCAAGCCTGCCAGCAAATTCACCTGGTAGATGATTATAAACGATAAGCCCCTTCGCCCCTTTTTCTTTAGCAATTTTAGCCTTCATCGTAAAGCTAATGAGCCCTCGTTTAGCAAGGACGATATGATTGTTCACATCCCGTCCCTCGTAGTCCTCCTCTCTACCAAGCCCCACATCTACAACTGGGTGTGCTCGTTTCATATCCCACAACGATGCTTTTTGCATTTGTTGAACAGGTGTTTCATGAGAACGATTGGAATCAGTAATGAGATATGGTATTGATAGAGGCGGTGTGGAGGCACCAACTGATATTGCTTTTGCAGATGTTCCTGGTGAGCCTACCGTCCAAAGGCTCGGCCCACTATTACCGTTTGAAGTAACCGCTACAACTCCTTTATCTACCGCTTTATCTAATGCTTTACTCGTCGGCCAATCTGGACCGTTAACGGTATTTCCAAGGGAGAGATTAATGACTTCCGCACCATCATCCACAGCCTTTTCAATCGCCTCAATTACTTGCTCAGTAGTCCCCATTCCTGATGGACCTAATGCCCGGTAGGCAAAAATGTCTGCTTCAGGAGCCACTCCTTTTAATTTCCCGTTCGCTGAAATGATTCCTGCTACGTGGGTACCATGTAGTGTTGGCATACCTTGTGTTTTTACAGTTTCCATTGGATCATCATCTTGGTCCACAATATCAAAGCCACCTTGAAAGCTATGTTTTAAATCAGGATGATTATAATCTACTCCTGTATCAATAACAGCAACTTGAACTCCTTTTCCAGTTAAAGTGTCATTCTCACGAGTAAATAGACTGTTTGTCTCACCTGATGTACCTCCTATAAAAGGGATACTCTCATCTACATAAGGTTCATAGAAAGCTAGTTCATCAACACTTACTACCCCAGGCATATCACGAATCTCATCCACCTTATTTTTAGGTACTTCTATTGAAAAGCCATTGTACAGTGTTGGGAATATTTTCCTCAATGTTACACCCTCCACATGATTTTCCAGCTTTTTTGCTAGAAGCTCTGCATCAGTTTCAGCTTCAACGATATAGATAGATGGCTGTTCACTCGGTTTAGTGCTCAAAGTTTCCGGCCTTTCTGGGAACACAGGTATTGAATCATCTTCTGCTTGCACTTCCCCCCCTAGGCAACAAAGGACAATGATACAGAATAAGACGTATCCAAATACTCGATATGATCGTGTATGTTTACTGTAGAAGACATTAGAGACTAAAGAATTCAATGGATAACTCCTTTCTGTATTTAGTTTCCTGTCTATTATGATTTACACTTGGGTATTTTTTATTCTTGCTTGGCTTTCTTTTGCATGTCTTTAATTGTCCCCTTACTTATTCCCTTTAGTTAGAAAAATGAATTAATTGCGGTATATTTCACCCTCTTCCCTTCTATACAATCAAATATTTAGGTCTCCCACTTTTCAACAGTGGCTAAATTAGCTTAACTCTATAAAAAATTGTCACTCCTATATATCAATTATTACCAACAGAAAAAAGAGCTAGGTGGCTTAACCAGCGCACCTAGCTCTCTAAATAAAACATCTTTCCAGTCTTAAATGATGTCCTTTTCTTCTTTAATTTTTACTTCGTTCCAAACAGGCGGTCTCCAGCATCACCAAGCCCTGGAACAATATATCCTTTTTCATTAAGCTTTTCATCCAAAGCTGCTAAATAAATATCAACCTCAGGATGTTCTTTTTTCATTTCCTCGACACCTTCTGGAGCCGCCACTAAGCACATGAGTTTAATGTTTTTTGCTCCTCTTGCTTTCATTACATTAATAGCTTCAATAGCAGAGCCACCTGTTGCCAACATCGGATCCACAACAATTAACTCCCGCTCCTCAATATCCTTAGGGAGCTTCACGTAGTATTCCACAGGTTTTAACGTTTCCGGATCGCGATAAAGTCCCACGTGGCCGACCTTTGCTGCTGGAATTAGTTCCAGAATACCATCTACCATCCCAAGTCCTGCCCGGAGAATCGGAATAATACCTAATTTTTTACCGGAGATCATTTTGCATTTTGCCGGACCTACTGGTGTTTCCACATCAACTTCTCTTAATGGCAACTCTCGTGTTATTTCAAAAGCCATAAGACCAGCAATCTCGTTAGTCAGTTCTCTAAATTCTTTAGTACCCGTATTTTTATTACGAATATACGTTAATTTGTGCTGAATCAGTGGATGATCAAAGACATATACTTTCCCCATGTTAACCCCGCTCCTTCATTAGTTAAGAAAACAATAATTCTTTCCTAAAACAAAAAAATGTTTTCTTAAATTTAGTCCATTAGCTTTTAATTAGCCTTACACTATTAAAAAAGATTATCCAGCTTATA
The genomic region above belongs to Bacillus sp. A301a_S52 and contains:
- a CDS encoding S8 family serine peptidase, whose product is MPGVVSVDELAFYEPYVDESIPFIGGTSGETNSLFTRENDTLTGKGVQVAVIDTGVDYNHPDLKHSFQGGFDIVDQDDDPMETVKTQGMPTLHGTHVAGIISANGKLKGVAPEADIFAYRALGPSGMGTTEQVIEAIEKAVDDGAEVINLSLGNTVNGPDWPTSKALDKAVDKGVVAVTSNGNSGPSLWTVGSPGTSAKAISVGASTPPLSIPYLITDSNRSHETPVQQMQKASLWDMKRAHPVVDVGLGREEDYEGRDVNNHIVLAKRGLISFTMKAKIAKEKGAKGLIVYNHLPGEFAGRLEEPVDLPVVSIEKEEGERLAKQLETNDDEYIRTIYRKEEDQIAPFSSRGPVTHTWDVKPDIVAPGVHIDSTVPSGYLDLNGTSMAAPHVAGAVALIKQKYPDWTPDQVKAALMNTAKPLKNKKGKIHPPHVQGTGRVQIDEALSTDTLVYPGQVSFGQWLRTDSRLEKQVTLTIENLSDKRKKYSVEPPFEAPDGIQWKVPFSTYVEPGEKKDVTVSIDVFPAVFEEGVYNGEIIVKEGAEEIRVPYIFFVEEPEYPRLMSFMFERITSPDMYHYEVYLPGGADEMGIALYDPDTFRFISYLDMENDLHRGMFEKNIEVEGVPGGIYKALIFASKGNREDTIEQMIYLGD
- the upp gene encoding uracil phosphoribosyltransferase, which gives rise to MGKVYVFDHPLIQHKLTYIRNKNTGTKEFRELTNEIAGLMAFEITRELPLREVDVETPVGPAKCKMISGKKLGIIPILRAGLGMVDGILELIPAAKVGHVGLYRDPETLKPVEYYVKLPKDIEERELIVVDPMLATGGSAIEAINVMKARGAKNIKLMCLVAAPEGVEEMKKEHPEVDIYLAALDEKLNEKGYIVPGLGDAGDRLFGTK